A stretch of the Prinia subflava isolate CZ2003 ecotype Zambia chromosome 33, Cam_Psub_1.2, whole genome shotgun sequence genome encodes the following:
- the LOC134563079 gene encoding zinc finger protein 501-like: protein MSGVPAPLKLKGALTSVAALGQWDHQTKLTQILFSPPNEDFQFPNVLPMQEEETAKKRKMARELQTDTELRMEPREDKSLLQNIMEEAILSSSTVQELNGEEKPRRSRRRTGCKRRSQGSEEERSTLDRGGVRVSEQLHDGEQPHKCSECEKSFSWRYSLICHRGIHTGERRYECGKCGKSFSQRSSLIRHQVSHSLEMPFECDKCRKRFQSSTCLLRHYRIHRDERPFRCPDCGMGFKHDTSLIAHRRIHTGERPYECGECGKSFSRSSNLIMHQRRHTGEWPYDCGECRKSYKTSSELIIHQRSHTGERPYECGECGKSFTRRCHLLRHQRSHKGSTAYKECSYEYGECGKTLRSSSELIVHQRSHTGERPYECGECGKRFMSRSHLIAHQKIHTGERPYECDQCRKRFQTSTNLLIHQRIHMDERPFRCPNCGKGFMQNSTLSIHWCIHTGERPHECPQCGKSFSCRSTLTQHQWSQH from the exons ATGAGCGGGGTCCCGGCCCCCCTAAAGCTGAAAGGAGCGCTGACTTCTGTAGCTGCACTTGGGCAGTGGGATCATCAAACCAAACTCACTCAGATCTTGTTTTCACCCCCAAACGAGGATTTCCAATTCCCAAACGTGTTGCCgatgcaggaggaggagactgCAAAGAAGAGGAAGATGGCCCGGGAGCTGCAgacag acacagagctgaggatggagcccagggaggacaaatccctgCTGCAGAACATCATGGAAGAGGCCATTTTGAGCAGCTCCACAGTGCAGGAATTAAATGGTGAGGAAAAGCCCCGGAGATCCCGCAGGAGGACGGGCTGCAAACGCAGATCTCAGGGATCCGAGGAGGAAAGATCCACCCTGGACCGGGGAGGCGTTCGGGTCTCTGAGCAGCTTCACGATGGGGAGCAGCCTCACAAGTGCTCGGAATGTGAGAAGAGCTTTAGTTGGAGATACTCCCTGATCTGTCACAGGGGAATCCACACGGGAGAACGGCGCTATGAGTGTGGgaagtgtgggaagagcttcagccagagaTCCTCCCTGATCCGCCACCAGGTCAGCCACAGTCTGGAGATGCCCTTTGAGTGTGATAAATGTaggaagaggtttcagagcAGCACCTGTCTCCTCAGGCATTACAGGATTCACAgggatgagaggcccttccgctgccccgactgcgggatgggcttcaagCACGACACCAGCCTCATCGcccaccggcgcatccacactggggagaggccctacgagtgtggggagtgtgggaagagcttctccaggagctccaaCCTGATCATGCACCAGAGGAGACACACGGGAGAATGGCCCTATGACTGTGGGGAGTGTAGGAAGAGCTACAAGACAAGCTCTGAACTGATCAttcaccagaggagccacactggggaacgaccctatgagtgtggggagtgtgggaagagcttcacccgGAGGTGCCACCTGCTCCgccaccagaggagccacaagGGCTCTACAGCCTACAAGGAATGTTCCTATGAGtatggggagtgtgggaagacCTTGAGATCAAGCTCTGAACTGATTGTCCACCAAAGgagccacactggggaacggccctatgaaTGTGGGGAGTGTGGAAAGAGATTCATGTCGAGATCGCACCTGATTGCACACCAGAAGATCCACACGGGGGAACGGCCATATGAGTGTGACcaatgcaggaagaggtttcagaccagcaCCAATCTCCTCATACACCAGAGGATTCACAtggatgagaggcccttccgctgccccaACTGTGGGAAGGGCTTTATGCAAAACTCCacactcagcatccactggtgcatccacaccggggagagaccccacgagtgtccccagtgtgggaagagcttctcatGCAGGTCAACTTTGACCCAACACCAATggagccagcactga
- the LOC134563055 gene encoding coiled-coil domain-containing protein 9-like: MGGSTLDEPRIRPHSRSLSPLICRRRHRSGSSLATDVTKEIRAAPAHQSQRAIALDLHNHALCFGPALHRLQQPPGAVCSQFPPSAPSKRESGTESAPDSLPLVSGSLAVPRVAGPLWKPQGQSAAAFGCRHRPGRAGRGGGAGGRGKAGAAGTGGAGKGGTEEKKEEEREEEEEEEQHEQQHAVPPPARSGRRSPRSGRIATPGTRRISLGPQEEEEARRKMSQEPQADMELSVEPR; encoded by the exons ATGGGAGGATCCACCCTGGATGAGCCCCG TATccgtccccattcccgctccctgtcccctctcatCTGTCGCCGCCGCCATCGCTCCGGCTCCTCCCTCGCCACTGACGTCACCAAGGAAAtccgcgctgcccccgcccaCCAATCACAGCGCGCCATTGCTCTCGATTTGCATAACCACGCCCTCTGTTTTGGCCCCGCCCTGCACCGTCTGCAGCAGCCTCCGggcgctgtttgctcccagttccctcccagtgctcccagtaaaAGAGAATCTGGGACGGAAAGCGCTCCCGATTCCCTCCCGCTGGTCTCAGGGTCGCTCGCTGTGCCGCGCGTGGCGGGGCCACTCTGGAAGCCACAAGGGCAGAGCGCGGCTGCTTTTGGGTGTCGGCACCGCCCGGGgcgggctgggaggggaggaggagcgggaggaagaggaaaggcaggagcggCAGGAACAGGAGGCGCGGGAAAAGGAgggacagaggaaaagaaagaggaggagcgggaggaagaggaagaggaggagcagcacgAGCAGCAGCACGCAGTTCCCCCGCCAGCCCGCTCAGGCCGCCGCTCCCCCCGCTCTGGCAGAATCGCCACGCCAGGAACCCGCAG GATTTCCCTTGGCCcgcaagaggaggaggaggccagGAGGAAGATGTCCCAGGAGccgcaggcag ACATGGAGCTCAGCGTGGAGCCCAGGTAG